GGGCGTTCAGCGAAGGACTGCTGGTGAACGGTTACATGCGCCGCATCTTCGAGGCCCGGCATCGCAACATGCTGCAATTGCTCAGTTAGCGCTCAGGGTTGTATCCAATCTTGAGTGATGGCACATGACAATTTCGGTTCAGGCATAGGTCGTCGGACAATTTCGTGGTTAACTTCCGCCTCTTGCATGCTTTCCCAACAACGTTAAGAAGGACTCCGTTCATGGCTCAAGTCACTCTCAAAGGCAACCCGGTTCAAGTCAACGGCCAACTGCCACAAGCCGGTTCCAAGGCGCCAGCCTTTTCCCTGGTAGCCGGCAATCTGTCCGACGTCACCCTGAAAGACTTCGCCGGCAAGCGCAAAGTGCTGAACATCTTCCCAAGCGTCGACACCCCGACCTGCGCCACTTCCGTGCGCAAGTTCAACGCTCAGGCCAACGAACTGGCCAACACCGTGGTGCTGTGCATCTCGGCTGACCTGCCATTCGCCCAGGCTCGCTTCTGCGGCGCCGAAGGCCTGGAAAACGTACAGAACCTGTCGACTCTGCGTGGCGCCGAATTCATTCAGAACTACGGCGTGGCCATCGCTGACGGCCCGCTGAAAGGCCTGACTGCCCGTGCGGTGGTTGTTCTGGACGAAAACGACAACGTCCTGCACAGCGAACTGGTCAAGGAAATCGCTGAAGAGCCGAACTACGATGCAGCGCTCGCCGTATTGAAATAAGCGCTTTTACAATTGTTAACGGCCTGGCCCTGTCCAGGCCGTTTTCATTTGTGTATCAGTGTTTTGGCTCACACCTTGAAACGTAAGTTGAAGGTAAATTGCCGGTAAAGCTGCTTTGCTTTACCCCCACCAGTGCTTATCGTTCAGCCTCCCGTAAAAGAAGCCCACGCGCCCAATGGTTAATCAATCCATGCAATCGTCTTCCCGAAACTCCCGTCGCTGGCTGCTGAGCCTGCTTGTCCTGCTGGTCATCGCCGGCCTGTGCTGGAAATTCTGGCCCGCCGGATCGACCCACAAGGAGGGCGGCGAGAAAGCCGCGGCCGGTCATACCGGTCGTTCGGGGATGATGCGTCCGGGCTTCGGCGGGGCGGCAGGTCCCATCCCGGTGCGCGTGGCGCCGGCGGTGACCGGTGACTTCCCGCTGTACTACAAGGCGCTCGGCACCGTTACCGCGCTCAACACCATCAATGTGCGCAGCCGGGTTGGCGGCGAGCTGGTGAAGATCTATTTCGAAGAGGGGCAGATGGTCAAGGCCGGCGACCTGCTGGCGGAGATCGACCCGCGCCCGTACCAGAACGCCTTGCTTCAGGCTGAAGGCACCTTGCTGCAGAACCAGGCACAGCTGAAAAACGCCCAGGTCGATGTCGAGCGCTATCGTGGCCTGTATAAAGAGGACAGCATCGCCAAGCAGACCCTGGACACCGCCGAAGCACAGGTCGGCCAGTTCCTCGGCACCGTGAAGACCAATCAGGCGGCGGTCAACGACGCCAAGCTCAATCTCGAATTCACCAAGATCCGCGCACCGATTGCCGGTCGCGTCGGTCTGCGCCAGCTCGACGTCGGCAACCTGGTAGCCGCGAACGACACCACATTCCTCGCGGTCATCACCCAGACCCAACCTATCAGCGTGGTCTTCACGCTGCCGGAAAACACCCTCGAAACCGTACTCGCCCGTTATCACAGCGGCGCCAAACTGCCGGCCGAAGCCTGGGACCGTGGTGACACGAAAATTCAGGCCACGGGCGTACTGCAAAGCCTCGACAACCAGATCGACGTGACCACCGGCACCCTGAAGTTCAAGGCACGCTACGAAAACCGCGATCAGTCGCTGTTCCCCAACCAGTTCGTCAACGTCCACTTGCTGGCCGATACCCTCAAGGGCGTGGTGCTGGCACCGTCGGCAGCGATTCAGTTCGGTACCAACGGTACCTTCGTCTACGCACTGGACGGCGACAAGAAAGTCACCATCCGCCAGTTGAAGATCGGCGCCAGCGACGGGCAAAACACCGTGATTACCGAAGGCCTGGCCGCCGGCGACCGCGTGGTGCTGGAAGGCACCGACCGCTTGAAGGAAGGTAGTGAAGTGGAAGTGGTCAACGACAGTCAGGATGTACCGACCACCCCGACCGGGCACCTGCAAGGCAAATCTGCCGCCAGTGCTCCTGATGCTGCCGTCACCGACAAGGCCAAGAAGGGCGCATGAACATTTCGCGCCTGTTCATCCTCCGCCCGGTCGCCACCACGCTGAGCATGCTGGCCATCGTGCTGGCCGGCCTGATCGCCTATCGCCTGCTGCCGGTCTCGGCCTTGCCGCAGGTGGATTACCCGACCATCCGGGTCATGACCTTGTACCCGGGCGCCAGTCCGGACGTGATGACCAGCGCCGTCACCGCACCGCTTGAACGCCAGTTCGGGCAAATGCCGGGCCTGACGCAAATGGCCTCGACCAGTTCCGGCGGCGCCTCGGTGTTGACCCTGCGTTTCAGCCTCGACATCAACATGGATGTCGCCGAACAGCAGGTGCAGGCCGCGATCAACGCCGCCACCAACCTGCTGCCGACCGACTTGCCGGCGCCACCGGTGTACAACAAGGTCAACCCGGCGGACACCCCGGTACTGACCCTGGCCATCACCTCCAAAACCATGCTGCTGCCCAAGCTCAACGATCTGGTCGATACGCGCATGGCGCAGAAGATCGCCCAGATCAGCGGCGTCGGCATGGTCAGCATCGCCGGCGGCCAGCGTCAGGCGGTGCGGATCAAGGTCAACCCGGAGGCACTGGCGGCCAACGGCCTGAACCTGTCGGACGTGCGCACGCTGATCGGTGCGTCCAACGTCAACCAGCCCAAGGGTAACTTTGACGGCCCGACGCGGGTGTCGATGCTCGATGCCAACGACCAGCTGACTTCGCCCAAGGACTACGCCAACCTGATCCTGGCCTACAAGAACGGCGCGCCGCTGCGGCTCAAGGATGTCGCGCAGATCGTCGATGGCGCCGAGAACGAGCGTCTGGCAGCGTGGGCCAACCAGAATCAGGCGGTGTTGCTGAACATCCAGCGTCAGCCGGGTGCCAACGTGATCGAGGTGGTCGACCGGATCAAGGCGTTGCTGCCGAGCATTACCGACAACCTGCCGGCCGGCCTCGAAGTGACCGTGCTGACCGACCGCACCCAGACCATCCGTGCCTCGGTCACCGATGTGCAGCACGAACTGCTGATCGCCATCGCGCTGGTGGTGATGGTGACGTTCCTGTTCCTGCGTCGGGCCAGTGCGACCATTATTCCGTCGGTGGCGGTTCCGCTGTCGCTGATCGGTACGTTCGGCGTGATGTATCTGGCCGGGTTCTCGGTCAACAACCTGACCCTGATGGCCCTGACCATCGCCACCGGTTTCGTGGTCGACGATGCGATCGTGATGCTGGAGAACATTGCCCGCTTCATCGAAGAAGGCGACAGCCCGATGCAGGCTGCGCTCAAGGGCGCGAAGCAGATCGGCTTCACCCTGATTTCCCTGACCCTGTCGCTGATTGCGGTACTGATTCCGCTGCTGTTCATGGCCGATGTAGTGGGGCGGCTGTTCCGCGAGTTCGCCATCACCCTGGCAGTGGCGATCCTGATTTCCCTGGTGGTCTCGCTGACCCTGACGCCGATGATGTGCGCGCGTCTGCTCAAGCGTGAGCCTGAGGAACATGAGCAGGGCCGTTTCTACCGGGTCAGTGGCGCGTTCATCGACTGGATGATCGCCGCCTACGGGCGCAAGTTGCAGTGGGTGCTCAAGCACCAGCCGCTGACCCTGCTGGTGGCCATCGGCACCCTGGCGCTGACCGTGTTCCTTTACATGGTGGTGCCCAAGGGCTTCTTCCCGGTGCAGGACACCGGGGTGATCCAGGGCATTTCCGAAGCGCCGCAGTCGATTTCCTTTGCCGCCATGGGCGAGCGTCAACAGGCGCTGGCCAAGGTAATTCTCGAAGATCCGGCGGTGGAAAGCCTGTCGTCCTACATTGGCGTCGACGGTGACAACGCCACTCTCAACAGCGGTCGTCTGCTGATCAACCTCAAACCCCACGGTCAGCGTGATCTGACCGCCGCCGAGGTGATCACCCGCCTGCAACCGCAACTGGACAAACTGGTGGGCATCCGTCTGTTCATGCAGCCGGTGCAGGACCTGACCATCGAAGACCGTGTCAGCCGCACCCAATACCAGTTCAGCATGTCTTCGCCGGACGCCGAACTGCTCAGCCTGTGGAGCGGACGTCTGGTGGAGGCACTGGCCCAGCGCCCTGAGCTGACCGACGTCGCCAGCGATTTGCAGGACAAGGGGTTGCAGGTGTTTCTGGTGATCGACCGTGACGCGGCCTCGCGCCTTGGCGTGTCGGTGGCGAACATCACCGACGCACTGTACGACGCCTTCGGCCAGCGGCAGATCTCGACCATTTACACCCAGGCCAGCCAGTACCGCGTGGTGCTGCAGGCCCAGGCCGGGGAGAAGATCGGGCCGCAGGCGCTGGATCAGATTCACGTCAAGACCACCGATGGCGGACAGGTGCGGTTGTCGAGCCTGGCCCATGTCGAGGAGCGTCAGGCGCAACTGGCGATCACTCACATTGGCCAATTCCCGGCGGTGATGATGTCCTTCAACCTGGCCCAAGGCGTGGCGCTGGGGCATGCGGTGGACATCATCGAGCAGGTGCAGAAGGACATCGGCATGCCGATTGGTGTGCAGACCCAGTTCCAGGGTGCAGCCGAAGCGTTCCAGGCTTCGCTGTCGAGCACCTTGCTGCTGATCCTGGCGGCGGTGGTGACCATGTACATCGTGCTGGGCGTGCTCTACGAGAGCTACATCCATCCGATCACCATTCTTTCGACGTTGCCGTCGGCAGCGGTCGGTGCCTTGCTGGCATTGCTGCTCAGCGGCAATGACCTGGGCATGATCGCGATCATCGGCATCATCCTGCTGATCGGTATCGTCAAGAAGAACGCGATCATGATGATCGACTTCGCTCTTGACGCCGAGCGCAACCAGGGCATGGCGCCGGAACAGGCGATCTATCAGGCGGCGCTGCTGCGCTTCCGCCCGATCCTGATGACCACGCTGGCGGCGCTGTTCGGTGCAGTGCCGCTGATGCTGGCCACCGGTTCCGGTGCTGAATTGCGTCAGCCGCTGGGTCTGGTGATGGTCGGCGGATTGCTGCTGAGCCAGATCCTGACGCTGTTCACCACGCCGGTGATCTACCTGTACTTCGACCGCCTCGGTCGGCGCTGGGGCCGCGCGCCTTCGGCCGTGGAGCCGGTAGAACAGCCATGAACCTGTCCGGTCCTTTCATCAAGCGCCCGGTGGCGACCATGCTCCTGAGCCTGGCGATCATGCTGCTGGGCGGCGTGAGCTTCGGCCTGCTGCCGGTGTCGCCGCTGCCACAAATGGACTTCCCGGTGATCGTGGTGCAGGCGAGCCTGCCCGGCGCAAGCCCGGAGGTCATGGCGTCCACCGTGGCCACGCCGCTGGAGCGCTCGTTCGGCGCCATCGCCGGCGTCAACACCATGAGCAGCCGTTCCAGCCAGGGTTCGACCCGGGTCATTCTGCAATTCGACCTCGACCGCGACATCAATGGCGCGGCGCGGGAAGTGCAGGCGGCGATCAATGCTTCGCGCAATCTGTTGCCGAGCGGGATGCGCAGCATGCCGACCTACAAGAAGGTCAACCCGTCGCAAGCGCCGATCATGGTGCTGTCGCTGACCTCGGACGTGCTGGAAAAAGGCCAGCTCTACGACCTGGCCTCGACCATCCTGTCCCAGAGCCTGTCCCAGGTGCAGGGCGTCGGCGAAGTGCAGATCGGCGGCAGCTCCCTGCCGGCGGTACGCATCGAGCTCGAACCCCAGGCACTGAACCAGTACGGCGTGGCGCTGGACGATGTGCGCAAGACCATCGCCGGCGCCAACGTCCGCCGGCCGAAGGGCTCGGTCGAGGACGACCAGCGCCTGTGGCAGATCCAGGCCAACGACCAGCTGGAGAAAGCCAAGGACTACGAATCGCTGATCATCCACTACAACGGCGGTGCAGCCCTGCGTCTGAAGGACGTGGCCAAGGTCACCGACGGCGTGGAGGACCGCTACAACAGCGGTTTCTTCAACGATGACGCAGCGGTGCTGCTGGTGATCAACCGGCAGGCCGGCGCCAACATCATCGAGACGGTCAACGAGATCAAGGCGCAGTTGCCGGCATTGCAGGCCGTGCTGCCGGCCAGTGTGAAGCTGAACCTGGCGATGGACCGTTCGCCGGTGATCAAGGCCACGCTGCACGAAGCGGAGATGACCCTGCTGATCGCCGTGGCGCTGGTGATCCTGGTGGTGTTCCTGTTCCTCGGCAATTTCCGAGCTTCGCTGATTCCGACCCTGGCGGTGCCGGTGTCGCTGGTCGGTACCTTTGCGGTGATGTACCTCTACGGCTTCTCGCTGAACAACCTGTCGCTGATGGCGCTGATTCTCGCCACCGGGCTGGTGGTGGACGATGCCATCGTGGTGCTGGAGAACATTTCCCGGCACATCGACGAAGGCGTCAAACCGATGAAGGCCGCGTACCTCGGGGCCAAGGAAGTCGGGTTCACCTTGCTGTCGATGAACGTGTCGCTGGTGGCGGTGTTCCTGTCGATCCTGTTCATGGGCGGGATCATCGAGAGCCTGTTCCGCGAGTTTTCCATCACCCTGGCCGCTGCCATCGTGGTGTCGCTGGTGGTTTCCCTGACCCTGACACCGATGCTCTGCGCCCGCTGGCTCAAGCCGCACACGCCAGGCCAGGAAAACCGTCTGCAACGCTGGAGCCGTCGTACCAACGACTGGATGGTCGGCAAGTACGCCACCAGCCTCGACTGGGTGTTGCGTCACCGACGCCTGACATTGTTGAGTCTGATCATCACGGTCGGTGTCAACGTCGCGCTGTACGTGGTGGTGCCGAAGACCTTCCTGCCGCAACAGGACACCGGCCAGTTGATCGGTTTCGTGCGCGGTGACGACGGCCTGTCGTTCAGTGTGATGCAGCCGAAAATGGAGACCTTCCGCCGCGCCGTGCTCAAGGACGAAGCGGTCGAGAGCGTTGCCGGGTTCATCGGCGGCAACAACGGCACCAACAACGCTTTCATGCTGGTGCGCCTGAAGCCGATCAAGGACCGCAATATTTCGGCGCAAAAAGTCATCGAGCGCCTGCGAAAGGAAATGCCCAAGGTGCCCGGCGCGCAATTGATGCTGATGGCCGACCAGGACCTGCAATTCGGCGGTGGTCGCGAGCAGACTACCTCGCAGTACAGCTACATCCTGCAAAGCGGTGATCTGGGCGCCTTGCGCGAGTGGTACCCGAAAGTGGTCACCGCGTTGCGCGCCTTGCCGGAACTGACCGCCATCGACGCCCGTGAGGGGCGCGGTGCGCAGCAGGTGACGCTGATCGTCGACCGCGATCAGGCCAAGCGCCTGGGCGTGGACATGAACATGGTCACCGCCGTGCTCAACAACGCCTATAGCCAGCGGCAGATTTCGACGATCTACGACAGCCTCAACCAGTACCAGGTGGTGATGGAGGTCAATCCGAAATACGCCCAGGACCCGGTCACCCTCAATCAGGTGCAGGTCATCACGGCCGATGGTGCGCGGATTCCGCTGTCGACCATCGCTCACTACGAAAGCAGTCTGGAAGACGACCGGGTCAGCCACGAAGGCCAGTTCGCTTCCGAAAGCATCTCGTTCGACATGGCCGAAGGCGTAACGGTCGAGAAGGGCAGCGCGGCCATCGAGCGGGCGATTGCCAAGGTCGGCCTGCCGGAAGACGTGATTGCGAAAATGGCCGGCACCGCCGACGCCTTCGCGGCCACCCAGAAGAGCCAGCCGTTCATGATCCTCGGCGCGCTGCTGGCGGTGTATCTGGTGTTGGGCGTGCTGTATGAAAGCTACATTCATCCGTTGACGATTCTATCGACATTGCCGTCGGCCGGGGTCGGTGCGTTGCTGTCGATCTATGTGCTGGGCGGCGAGTTCAGCCTGATTTCGCTGCTCGGGCTGTTCCTGCTGATCGGTGTGGTGAAGAAGAACGCGATCCTGATGATCGACCTGGCGCTGCAACTGGAACGTCATCAGGGCATGGCGCCGCTGGAGTCGATTCGCAGTGCCTGTCTGCAACGTCTGCGGCCGATCCTGATGACCACGCTGGCAGCGATTCTCGGTGCCTTGCCGTTGCTGCTCAGCCGGGCCGAAGGCGCGGAAATGCGCCAGCCGCTGGGCCTGACCATCATCGGCGGGCTGATCTTCAGCCAGATCCTGACCCTTTACACCACGCCTGTGGTTTACCTCTATCTCGACAAGGCCCGCCATCGCTTCAATAAATGGCGTGGCGTACGTACCGATGCCGCACTGGAAACTCCGCTATGAATGACCGTTCGCTTATCCAACTGGCCAGTGTTCGCGGCTCGCGTCTGCTGAGCCTGTCGCTGTGTGTGGCGATGCTCAGTGCGTGCGCCGTCGGCCCGGACTACCAGCGCCCGCAGACCGCCGAAGTCGCCCAATACAAGGAGGCCGAAGGGTGGCGTCAAGCCAGTCCGGCCGACTCTCTGGCCCG
This genomic window from Pseudomonas kribbensis contains:
- a CDS encoding MdtB/MuxB family multidrug efflux RND transporter permease subunit yields the protein MNISRLFILRPVATTLSMLAIVLAGLIAYRLLPVSALPQVDYPTIRVMTLYPGASPDVMTSAVTAPLERQFGQMPGLTQMASTSSGGASVLTLRFSLDINMDVAEQQVQAAINAATNLLPTDLPAPPVYNKVNPADTPVLTLAITSKTMLLPKLNDLVDTRMAQKIAQISGVGMVSIAGGQRQAVRIKVNPEALAANGLNLSDVRTLIGASNVNQPKGNFDGPTRVSMLDANDQLTSPKDYANLILAYKNGAPLRLKDVAQIVDGAENERLAAWANQNQAVLLNIQRQPGANVIEVVDRIKALLPSITDNLPAGLEVTVLTDRTQTIRASVTDVQHELLIAIALVVMVTFLFLRRASATIIPSVAVPLSLIGTFGVMYLAGFSVNNLTLMALTIATGFVVDDAIVMLENIARFIEEGDSPMQAALKGAKQIGFTLISLTLSLIAVLIPLLFMADVVGRLFREFAITLAVAILISLVVSLTLTPMMCARLLKREPEEHEQGRFYRVSGAFIDWMIAAYGRKLQWVLKHQPLTLLVAIGTLALTVFLYMVVPKGFFPVQDTGVIQGISEAPQSISFAAMGERQQALAKVILEDPAVESLSSYIGVDGDNATLNSGRLLINLKPHGQRDLTAAEVITRLQPQLDKLVGIRLFMQPVQDLTIEDRVSRTQYQFSMSSPDAELLSLWSGRLVEALAQRPELTDVASDLQDKGLQVFLVIDRDAASRLGVSVANITDALYDAFGQRQISTIYTQASQYRVVLQAQAGEKIGPQALDQIHVKTTDGGQVRLSSLAHVEERQAQLAITHIGQFPAVMMSFNLAQGVALGHAVDIIEQVQKDIGMPIGVQTQFQGAAEAFQASLSSTLLLILAAVVTMYIVLGVLYESYIHPITILSTLPSAAVGALLALLLSGNDLGMIAIIGIILLIGIVKKNAIMMIDFALDAERNQGMAPEQAIYQAALLRFRPILMTTLAALFGAVPLMLATGSGAELRQPLGLVMVGGLLLSQILTLFTTPVIYLYFDRLGRRWGRAPSAVEPVEQP
- a CDS encoding efflux RND transporter permease subunit, yielding MNLSGPFIKRPVATMLLSLAIMLLGGVSFGLLPVSPLPQMDFPVIVVQASLPGASPEVMASTVATPLERSFGAIAGVNTMSSRSSQGSTRVILQFDLDRDINGAAREVQAAINASRNLLPSGMRSMPTYKKVNPSQAPIMVLSLTSDVLEKGQLYDLASTILSQSLSQVQGVGEVQIGGSSLPAVRIELEPQALNQYGVALDDVRKTIAGANVRRPKGSVEDDQRLWQIQANDQLEKAKDYESLIIHYNGGAALRLKDVAKVTDGVEDRYNSGFFNDDAAVLLVINRQAGANIIETVNEIKAQLPALQAVLPASVKLNLAMDRSPVIKATLHEAEMTLLIAVALVILVVFLFLGNFRASLIPTLAVPVSLVGTFAVMYLYGFSLNNLSLMALILATGLVVDDAIVVLENISRHIDEGVKPMKAAYLGAKEVGFTLLSMNVSLVAVFLSILFMGGIIESLFREFSITLAAAIVVSLVVSLTLTPMLCARWLKPHTPGQENRLQRWSRRTNDWMVGKYATSLDWVLRHRRLTLLSLIITVGVNVALYVVVPKTFLPQQDTGQLIGFVRGDDGLSFSVMQPKMETFRRAVLKDEAVESVAGFIGGNNGTNNAFMLVRLKPIKDRNISAQKVIERLRKEMPKVPGAQLMLMADQDLQFGGGREQTTSQYSYILQSGDLGALREWYPKVVTALRALPELTAIDAREGRGAQQVTLIVDRDQAKRLGVDMNMVTAVLNNAYSQRQISTIYDSLNQYQVVMEVNPKYAQDPVTLNQVQVITADGARIPLSTIAHYESSLEDDRVSHEGQFASESISFDMAEGVTVEKGSAAIERAIAKVGLPEDVIAKMAGTADAFAATQKSQPFMILGALLAVYLVLGVLYESYIHPLTILSTLPSAGVGALLSIYVLGGEFSLISLLGLFLLIGVVKKNAILMIDLALQLERHQGMAPLESIRSACLQRLRPILMTTLAAILGALPLLLSRAEGAEMRQPLGLTIIGGLIFSQILTLYTTPVVYLYLDKARHRFNKWRGVRTDAALETPL
- a CDS encoding MdtA/MuxA family multidrug efflux RND transporter periplasmic adaptor subunit; this translates as MVNQSMQSSSRNSRRWLLSLLVLLVIAGLCWKFWPAGSTHKEGGEKAAAGHTGRSGMMRPGFGGAAGPIPVRVAPAVTGDFPLYYKALGTVTALNTINVRSRVGGELVKIYFEEGQMVKAGDLLAEIDPRPYQNALLQAEGTLLQNQAQLKNAQVDVERYRGLYKEDSIAKQTLDTAEAQVGQFLGTVKTNQAAVNDAKLNLEFTKIRAPIAGRVGLRQLDVGNLVAANDTTFLAVITQTQPISVVFTLPENTLETVLARYHSGAKLPAEAWDRGDTKIQATGVLQSLDNQIDVTTGTLKFKARYENRDQSLFPNQFVNVHLLADTLKGVVLAPSAAIQFGTNGTFVYALDGDKKVTIRQLKIGASDGQNTVITEGLAAGDRVVLEGTDRLKEGSEVEVVNDSQDVPTTPTGHLQGKSAASAPDAAVTDKAKKGA
- the tpx gene encoding thiol peroxidase, which translates into the protein MAQVTLKGNPVQVNGQLPQAGSKAPAFSLVAGNLSDVTLKDFAGKRKVLNIFPSVDTPTCATSVRKFNAQANELANTVVLCISADLPFAQARFCGAEGLENVQNLSTLRGAEFIQNYGVAIADGPLKGLTARAVVVLDENDNVLHSELVKEIAEEPNYDAALAVLK